In Fusarium oxysporum f. sp. lycopersici 4287 chromosome 2, whole genome shotgun sequence, a genomic segment contains:
- a CDS encoding acetyltransferase, whose product MDEIAPEYDVIVLGTGLTECILSGVLSVKGKKVLHIDRNDHYGGEAASVNLETLFKKYGNFREGEEPWKQYGRLNDWNIDLVPKFLMSSGELTNILVSTDVTRYLEFKQVAGSYVQQGASNKATVAKVPSDAAEALRSPLMGIFEKRRMKSFIEWVGTFDPKDPATHKGLDINKCTMKDVYDKFGLEATTKDFIGHAMALYLTDDYITTPGQAPEAIQRIRLYGNSVARYGKSPYIYPLYGLGELPQGFARLSAIYGGTYMLNTNIDEIQYEGDKAVGIEATMTGVEEMKFKTKAKMILGDPSYFPNKAKVVGHVLRAICILKHPLAGTNDADSAQLIIPQSQVGRKNDIYIACVSSAHNVCPKGYWIAIVSTIAETSANHHVELQAGLDRLGKIEEQFMGPPIPIYEPLEDGTKDNIFISKSYDATSHFETTTDDVKDIYRRATGEELKVEGLRDGIQVAEEQ is encoded by the exons ATGGATGAGATTGCTCCTGAATACGACGTCATCGTGCTGGGCACCG GATTGACCGAGTGTATTCTTTCTGG TGTTCTGAGtgtcaagggcaagaaggtcCTCCACATCGACCGCAATGATCACTATGGCGG TGAGGCAGCTTCCGTGAACCTCGAGACT ctcttcaagaagtACGGAAACTTCCGCGAAGGCGAGGAGCCCTGGAAGCAATATGGTCGCCTCAACGACTGGAACATCGACCTTGTCCCCAAGTTCCTCATGTCCTCCGGCGAATTGACCAACATTCTCGTCTCTACCGATGTCACACGATATCTCGAGTTCAAGCAAGTCGCTGGCAGCTACGTCCAGCAGGGTGCCTCCAACAAGGCTACCGTCGCCAAGGTGCCCTCTGATGCCGCCGAGGCTCTGCGATCTCCCCTCATGGGTATCTTCGAGAAGCGACGCATGAAGTCCTTCATTGAGTGGGTTGGCACTTTCGACCCCAAGGACCCCGCGACACACAAAG GCCTGGACATCAACAAGTGCACCATGAAGGATGTCTATGACAAGTTCGGCCTCGAGGCCACCACAAAGGACTTCATTGGTCACGCCATGGCTCTCTACCTCACCGACGACTACATCACCACCCCCGGCCAGGCTCCCGAGGCCATCCAGCGAATCCGCCTGTACGGTAACTCTGTTGCTCGATACGGAAAGTCTCCTTACATCTACCCTCTCTACGGTCTTGGCGAGCTTCCCCAGGGTTTCGCCCGTCTGTCTGCCATCTACGGCGGTACTTACatgctcaacaccaacatcgaCGAGATCCAGTATGAGGGCGACAAGGCTGTGGGCATCGAGGCGACCATGACTGGtgttgaggagatgaagttcaagaccaaggccaagatgatCCTCGGTGACCCTTCCTACTTCcccaacaaggccaaggttgTCGGCCACGTCCTCCGAGCTATTTGCATTCTGAAGCACCCTCTCGCTGGTACCAACGACGCCGATTCCGCCCAGCTCATCATTCCCCAGTCTCAAGTTGGCCGAAAGAACG ACATCTACATTGCTTGCGTTTCTTCTGCTCACAACGTCTGCCCCAAGGGCTACTGGATCGCTATTGTCTCGACTATTGCCGAGACATCAGCTAACCACCACGTCGAGCTCCAAGCTGGTCTCGACCGCCTTGGCAAGATTGAGGAGCAGTTCATG GGTCCCCCTATTCCCATCTACGAGCCTCTTGAGGATGGTACCAAggacaacatcttcatctccaagagCTACGATGCCACCAGCCACTTCGAGACTACCACCGACGACGTCAAGGACATCTACCGCCGCGCCACCggcgaggagctcaaggttgAGGGTTTGAGGGATGGTATCCAGGTTGCCGAGGAGCAGTAA
- a CDS encoding nucleolar GTP-binding protein, translating into MKTTWKDIPPVPTQQEFLDIVLSRTQRKLPTQIRAGFKISRIRAFYTRKVKFTQETFSEKFGAILESFPRLQDIHPFHKDLLNTLYDADHFRIALGQMSTAKHLIETISRDYVRLLKYGQSLFQCKQLKRAALGRMATLIKRLKDPLMYLDQVRQHLGRLPSIDPNTRTLLICGYPNVGKSSFLKSVTRADVDVQPYAFTTKSLFVGHFDYKYLRFQAIDTPGILDHPLEEMNTIEMQSITAIAHLRSAIMYFMDLSEQCGYTVSAQIALFKSIKPLFSNKLVFVVINKIDVTRPEDLEPEVQAELQSILKSGEVEMLQLSCNTQEGVQEVKNAACERLIAERVNQKLKAGTNNSGNIGGRLADVMSRIHVAQPMGGQTLETFIPEGVKDRKKYDKTDPERRRLARDEEEENGGAGVFNVDMKADYMLANPEWKYDKIPEIYDGKNVYDFIDPDIEAKLQALEEEEEKLEAEGFYESDEDIEDDEEAEVMRKAELIREKQQLIRNEARMKKRLKNQAIIPRKQMKKPLSEFEDALDQLGVDTTDIAERARSKSRPRGRSTSRMGTEDPDAMDVDGGRSSTPRERMRSMSRPRSRAPTASRRDDGVTDEATRSKADRIARLNQKRMNRMARQGEGDRHTTASITKHLVVGKRGMGKTNRR; encoded by the exons atgaagacgaccTGGAAGGACATCCCCCCGGTGCCTACTCAGCAGGAGTTTCTGGATATTGTTCTGAGCCGGACCCAGCGCAAGCTGCCAACGCAGATTCGCGCCGGTTTCAAGATCAGCCGTATTCGAG CTTTCTACACTCGAAAGGTCAAGTTCACACAAGAGACCTTTTCAGAGAAGTTCGGCGCCATCCTCGAGAGTTTCCCTCGTCTGCAGGACATCCATCCTTTCCACAAGGATCTCCTCAACACCCTCTACGATGCCGACCATTTCAGAATCGCCCTCGGTCAGATGTCCACCGCCAAGCATCTGATTGAGACCATCTCCCGCGATTATGTCCGTCTCCTCAAGTACGGCCAGTCTCTGTTCCAGTGCAAGCAGCTCAAGAGGGCCGCTCTGGGTCGCATGGCCACCCTCATTAAGCGACTCAAGGACCCTCTTATGTACCTCGATCAGGTCCGCCAGCATCTCGGCCGTCTGCCTTCGATCGACCCCAACACTCGAACACTGCTTATCTGCGGTTACCCCAACGTCGGAAAGTCTAGTTTCCTCAAGAGCGTTACTCGTGCCGATGTCGACGTTCAGCCCTATGCTTTCACCACAAAGAGTCTGTTTGTCGGTCACTTCGACTACAAGTATCTTCGCTTCCAGGCCATCGATACCCCCGGTATTTTGGATCACCCTCTTGAGGAGATGAACACCATTGAGATGCAAAGTATCACCGCCATTGCCCATTTGAGATCCGCCATTATGTACTTTATGGATCTTTCAGAGCAGTGCGGATACACAGTTAGCGCCCAGATTGCTCtcttcaagagcatcaagcCTCTGTTCTCCAACAAGCTTGTCTTCGTTGTTATCAACAAGATTGATGTCACCCGACCTGAGGACCTTGAGCCCGAGGTTCAGGCTGAGCTCCAAAGCATTCTCAAGTCGGGTGAGGTCGAGATGCTCCAATTGTCCTGCAACACTCAGGAGGGTGTTCAAGAGGTCAAGAACGCTGCTTGCGAGCGCTTGATCGCTGAGCGTGTTAaccagaagctcaaggctggTACCAACAACAGCGGAAACATCGGTGGCCGTCTGGCTGATGTTATGTCCCGTATCCACGTTGCTCAGCCCATGGGTGGTCAGACTCTTGAGACTTTCATCCCCGAGGGTGTCAAGGACCGCAAGAAGTATGACAAGACCGACCCCGAGCGCCGAAGACTCGCTcgtgatgaggaggaggagaacggtggtgctggtgtcTTCAACGTCGACATGAAGGCCGACTACATGCTCGCCAACCCCGAGTGGAAGTACGACAAGATCCCCGAGATCTACGATGGCAAGAACGTCTACGACTTTATCGATCCCGATATTGAGGCTAAGCTTCAGgctcttgaggaagaggaggagaagctcgaggctgaGGGCTTCTACGAGTCTGATGAGGATattgaggatgacgaggaggcTGAGGTCATGCGCAAGGCCGAGCTGATCCGcgagaagcagcagctcaTCCGCAACGAGGCCCGCATGAAGAAGCGTCTCAAGAACCAGGCCATCATCCCTCGCaagcagatgaagaagcccCTCTCTGAGTTCGAGGATGCCCTCGACCAACTCGGTGTCGACACCACCGATATTGCCGAGCGTGCTCGCTCAAAGTCTCGTCCTCGTGGCCGTTCCACATCTCGCATGGGCACCGAGGACCCCGATGCCATGGATGTCGACGGTGGTCGCAGCAGCACTCCCCGCGAGCGTATGCGCTCTATGAGCCGACCTCGAAGCCGTGCTCCTACTGCCAGCCGCCGCGACGATGGTGTCACAGACGAGGCTACTCGATCCAAGGCCGATCGTATCGCCAGGCTCAACCAGAAGCGCATGAACCGCATGGCCCGACAGGGAGAGGGCGATCGACACACGACCGCTTCCATCACCAAGCACTTG GTCGTCGGAAAGCGTGGTATGGGCAAGACAAACCGCAGATAG
- a CDS encoding orotate phosphoribosyltransferase — protein MSSQLAPYKQEFLEAAIAGEILKFGSFELKSKRISPYFFNAGLFHTARLAGAIATAFAKSISEAQQETGLDFDIIFGPAYKGIPLASSIAVKLGEIAPENLDRVSYSFDRKEAKDHGEGGNIVGAPLKGKKILIVDDVITAGTAKREAIDKIRKEGGIVVGIVVALDRMEKLPATDGDESKPGPSAIGELRKEYGIPIFAILTLDDIIAGMKSFASEDDIKRTEEYRLKYKASD, from the coding sequence ATGTCTTCTCAACTCGCCCCCTACAAGCAAGAATTCTTGGAGGCCGCCATCGCTGGCGAGATCCTCAAGTTTGGCAGCTTCGAGCTCAAGTCAAAGCGCATCTCACCCTACTTCTTCAACGCCGGCCTCTTCCACACTGCCCGTCTCGCCGGCGCTATTGCCACTGCTTTTGCCAAGTCTATCTCTGAGGCTCAGCAAGAGACTGGCCTTGACTTCGACATCATCTTTGGTCCCGCTTACAAGGGCATTCCTCTTGCTTCCTCCATTGCTGTCAAGCTCGGCGAGATCGCCCCTGAGAACCTCGACCGTGTTTCTTACTCTTTCGATCgcaaggaggccaaggaccACGGCGAGGGCGGTAACATTGTCGGTGCGCCTttgaagggaaagaagattCTCATCGTTGACGATGTCATCACTGCTGGAACTGCCAAGCGAGAGGCTATTGACAAGATCCGAAAGGAGGGTGGTATCGTTGTTGGTATTGTCGTTGCCCTCGACCGCATGGAGAAGCTCCCTGCTACCGATGGCGATGAGTCCAAGCCTGGCCCCAGTGCCATTGGCGAGTTGCGAAAGGAGTATGGCATTCCTATCTTCGCTATCCTGACCCTCGATGATATCATTGCTGGGATGAAGAGCTTTGCTTCAGAGGACGATATCAAGCGAACTGAGGAGTACCGTCTCAAGTACAAGGCCAGCGACTAA
- a CDS encoding proteasome component PUP2, producing MFMARSEYDRGINTFSPEGRLFQVEYSLEAIKLGSTAIGVATSEGVILGVEKRVTSTLLETSSVEKIVEIDRHIGCAMSGLQADARSMVEHARVESQSHAFNYNEPLRVESCTQAICDLALRFGEGADGEETIMSRPFGVALLIAGFDEDGPQLFHAEPSGTFYRYDAKAIGSGSEGAQAELQNEYHKSLTLTDAETLVLKTLKQVMEEKLDAKNVQLASVTKEKGFRIYTDEEMATVVERLPAN from the exons ATGTTTATGGCAAGATCTGAATACG ACCGAGGCATCAACACCTTCTCCCCCGAAGGTCGTCTCTTCCAGGTCGAATACTCTctcgaggccatcaagctcGGCTCCACGGCCATCGGCGTAGCCACATCCGAGGGTGTTATCCTCGGCGTCGAGAAGCGCGTCACCTCGACCCTCCTCGAGACCTCCTCCGTCGAGAAGATCGTCGAGATCGACCGCCACATTGGCTGCGCCATGTCAGGTCTCCAGGCCGATGCCCGCTCCATGGTCGAGCACGCCCGTGTCGAGAGCCAGTCCCACGCCTTCAACTACAACGAGCCCCTCCGTGTCGAGAGCTGCACCCAGGCCATCTGCGATCTTGCTCTGCGCTTCGGTGAGGGtgctgatggtgaggagACTATCATGAGTCGTCCCTTTGGTGTGGCTCTGCTCATTGCTGGctttgatgaggatggtcCTCAACTGTTCCACGCTGAGCCCAGTGGTACCTTTTACCGCTACGATGCCAAGGCTATTGGCTCTGGTTCCGAAGGCGCTCAGGCTGAGCTACAGAACGAATACCACAAG TCTTTGACGCTCACAGACGCAGAGACCCTTGTTCTAAAGACATTGAAGCAGGTCatggaggagaagcttgatgccaagaacgTGCAGTTGGCCAGCGTaaccaaggagaagggcTTCAGAATATACacagatgaggagatggccACAGTCGTGGAGCGACTGCCAGCCAACTAA